The following are from one region of the Ptychodera flava strain L36383 chromosome 15, AS_Pfla_20210202, whole genome shotgun sequence genome:
- the LOC139151170 gene encoding beta-1,4 N-acetylgalactosaminyltransferase 1-like produces the protein MKMKVRSLSCDCPRLKHGPLTGMARERQQKEYLEWNKENMHNSNPIAAMSPVSYLSSGITAEPLESVRLVGLRVHREVVALLGERHRGQELSITFRSRAFLGTLYVEMSKDDFSNVKVEGNATYELRITTNSDANTLNKVLGHVIYNSTKYVVKGREEIELLFLGFEISLNVLISRSALPLLHDTGPRNGGIGRQVTVATKTFERYDAVNRLVRSINNYYPNLTIVVADDSKNTQQIEGRNVKQYMMPYAEGLNAGKNLALSQIRTKYLLWVDDDFVFTGSTKLELMLEKLESPSAELDLVAGMVQGKGGKVNPCIDPDALCWRTLHHHRGQDGHCVYRGKAWAYRTMEEFPNCQVIDIAPNFWMAKTQAVRKAGGFDIELERIGHREFFVDILGQLAIAQCNDVSIRHAKITNEVYTKYRTMEIDPSERERYVDHLLFKNGLHCFESWFPRISKALLNEKKLKPRD, from the coding sequence atgaaaatgaaagtgagAAGTTTGTCCTGCGATTGTCCAAGGTTGAAACACGGTCCACTGACTGGAATGGCCAGGGAGAGACAGCAAAAAGAGTATTTGGAATGGAACAAAGAAAATATGCACAACAGCAACCCAATCGCTGCTATGTCGCCCGTCAGTTATCTTAGCAGTGGTATAACAGCGGAGCCTTTGGAATCGGTGAGATTGGTTGGGCTCCGCGTCCATCGTGAAGTTGTCGCGCTGCTTGGTGAACGACATCGAGGTCAAGAACTGTCTATTACGTTCAGGTCAAGGGCATTCTTGGGTACACTGTATGTGGAAATGTCAAAGGATGACTTTTCAAACGTCAAAGTAGAAGGGAATGCTACTTACGAACTCAGGATAACAACTAACAGTGATGCGAACACCCTGAACAAAGTTCTCGGACACGTTATATACAACAGCACGAAGTATGTGGTTAAGGGAAGGGAAGAAATTGAATTACTGTTCCtaggttttgaaatttcattaaacgtACTCATTAGTCGTTCTGCACTACCGTTGCTCCATGACACCGGACCAAGAAACGGTGGCATAGGTCGACAAGTCACGGTGGCAACTAAAACATTTGAACGGTACGACGCTGTTAACAGGCTCGTTCGCAGTATCAACAACTACTATCCAAATTTAACCATCGTGGTCGCAGACGATTCGAAAAATACCCAACAAATAGAGGGCCGAAATGTAAAGCAGTACATGATGCCGTACGCCGAGGGGCTAAATGCCGGTAAAAATTTGGCTCTCAGTCAGATACGAACTAAATACTTATTGTGGGTGGATGATGACTTTGTTTTCACAGGTTCAACAAAACTTGAGCTGATGTTAGAGAAACTTGAGTCACCAAGTGCCGAGTTGGACCTAGTTGCAGGCATGGTACAAGGTAAAGGTGGCAAAGTGAACCCTTGCATAGATCCTGACGCACTTTGCTGGCGCACGTTGCATCATCATCGAGGGCAAGATGGGCACTGCGTTTACCGAGGTAAAGCATGGGCATACCGGACAATGGAGGAGTTTCCGAACTGCCAAGTCATAGACATTGCCCCAAACTTTTGGATGGCTAAAACACAGGCGGTGCGCAAAGCCGGTGGATTTGACATTGAATTGGAGCGAATCGGCCATCGCGAGTTCTTTGTGGACATCCTGGGTCAACTCGCTATCGCCCAGTGTAACGACGTATCTATTCGCCACGCTAAGATAACCAACGAGGTATACACTAAATACCGAACGATGGAAATCGACCCGAGCGAACGAGAAAGATACGTGGATCACCTACTATTCAAGAACGGTTTGCACTGTTTCGAGTCATGGTTTCCACGTATTTCGAAGGCTCtcttaaatgagaaaaaactaAAACCAAGAGATTGA
- the LOC139151168 gene encoding uncharacterized protein → MKSTKDLARRLGILRKRSVPKSEQDVAIKRAKKSNQTFSYLIVIDFESTCWKDKKSTMQEIIEFPAVLLNTATGEIESEFHTYVQPQENPKLSAFCKELTGISQEKVDNGMPIHICLSQFTKWLRKLSLEKNISYHSGEDKKLCTFVTWSDWDLGVCLHYETRRKQIRKPAELSSWIDLRATYRNFYERRPNGLNGALQDVGIKFTGREHSGLDDARNTARLAWRMICDGCVMKITKTMNMTSGPGSHRQQSSSDQPVKSNGLSQFMVKKSVTRHGHVTVSNQRLAKDAAVIDNAEQSGTDSTSRVAYPTLPTEEKETLEGDEISSSYVDNCKNLHEETERDHCEGMINTVVRPVTAIDGIQRQAGSDDCRSIVTLKTTLGGTGKVNGNFTAKTSMSRHGNDGTPSNPFSISGIAVSACKLTSPDSFLGGNLQTKNFQSKRKSQISAKIESGSVTRTVVTPQNKCDRAGLRTAVMSRNEFSTPSLCVPIRPQKLSNITNTIHEKSAESLKASETKLSVVRSAESKPASASQAGITPLMKSHQTAFKTPLVPRWQWLYSIADETVSNSPACHQQDTNFRQNYSATMSVWP, encoded by the exons ATGAAGTCTACGAAGGATCTTGCAAG GAGACTGGGAATATTGCGGAAAAGATCAGTGCCTAAGAGTGAGCAAGATGTGGCCATCAAGAGAGCCAAGAAATCAA ATCAGACATTTTCCTACCTGATTGTAATTGACTTTGAATCAACGTGCTGGAAAGATAAGAAATCGACAATGCAAGAAATCA TTGAGTTTCCAGCAGTACTGCTCAACACTGCCACCGGAGAAATTGAATCTGAATTTCACACGTATGTACAGCCTCAAGAAAACCCCAAGTTGAGTGCATTCTGTAAAGAACTGACTGGCATATCACAG GAAAAAGTAGACAACGGTATGCCAATTCACATATGTCTAAGTCAGTTCACAAAATGGCTGAGAAAGCTGTCACTGGAGAAGAATATTTCTTATCACAGTGGAGAAGACAAGAAGCTTTGTACTTTTGTCACTTGGTCAG ATTGGGATTTAGGCGTGTGCCTGCACTATGAAACAAGAAGGAAGCAAATTCGCAAGCCAGCAGAATTGAGCAGTTGGATTGACCTCAGGGCCACCTACAGA AATTTTTATGAGAGAAGACCAAACGGTCTGAATGGTGCTCTGCAAGATGTAGGAATAAAGTTTACAGGGAGAGAACATTCAG GTTTAGATGATGCCAGGAATACTGCCAGGCTCGCATGGAGAATGATCTGTGATGGATGTGTCATGAAAATCACCAAGACAATGAACATG ACTTCGGGACCTGGCAGCCACAGACAGCAGTCTTCCTCAGACCAACCTGTGAAATCAAATGGACTTTCTCAGTTCATGGTGAAGAAGTCCGTCACCAGACATGGCCATGTGACTGTGTCAAATCAGAGACTGGCAAAAGATGCTGCAGTAATTGACAATGCTGAGCAAAGTGGCACTGACAGCACTTCCAGAGTCGCATACCCTACTCTGCCAACTGAAGAAAAAGAAACGCTGGAAGGAGATGAAATTTCAAGTTCTTATGTGGACAATTGTAAAAATCTCCATGAAGAAACCGAGAGGGACCATTGTGAAGGGATGATAAACACTGTTGTTAGACCAGTGACAGCTATAGATGGAATTCAAAGACAGGCCGGCAGTGATGACTGTAGATCTATTGTGACACTCAAAACAACACTGGGTGGTACTGGTAAAGTTAATGGCAACTTTACTGCAAAGACGTCTATGTCCAGACATGGAAATGATGGCACTCCCTCGAATCCTTTCTCAATTTCTGGAATTGCTGTGAGTGCATGCAAGTTGACTTCACCGGACAGCTTTCTGGGCGGAAATTTGcaaaccaaaaattttcaatcgAAAAGGAAGAGTCAAATATCAGCCAAGATTGAAAGTGGGAGCGTCACAAGGACAGTAGTTACTCCACAGAATAAGTGTGACAGAGCTGGCCTTCGAACGGCTGTAATGAGCAGAAATGAGTTTAGTACACCCAGTTTATGTGTTCCAATCCGACCACAGAAACTCTCAAACATTACAAATACAATTCATGAGAAAAGTGCAGAATCACTAAAAGCTTCTGAAACCAAGCTTTCTGTTGTTAGAAGTGCAGAATCCAAACCTGCATCCGCGTCTCAGGCTGGTATAACTCCACTTATGAAATCTCACCAAACAGCATTCAAAACTCCGTTAGTACCCCGCTGGCAGTGGCTATACAGCATTGCAGATGAGACAGTTTCAAACTCCCCAGCATGCCACCAGCAGGACACCAATTTCAGGCAAAATTACTCCGCCACTATGTCAGTGTGGCCGTAG